CACCGACGTGGCGCTGCCGAACTGGTGAACGCTGTGCGAGTGCACGCGCCCACTCGGATCCCATTCGACCAGCAGAATGAGGCCGTCGCCGTCGTCGGCAATCAATCGTCCGGACGCGTCCCGCGTGCCGCGAATGGCGCGCAACACATCGGGCCCGCCGTCGAGCGGCAGATCAATGGGCCCGCGCACCAGGCGTTGCACCTGTCCCAACGGCACATCGACCCGCCCGAAGTGCT
This region of Candidatus Binatia bacterium genomic DNA includes:
- a CDS encoding penicillin acylase family protein — its product is HFGRVDVPLGQVQRLVRGPIDLPLDGGPDVLRAIRGTRDASGRLIADDGDGLILLVEWDPSGRVHSHSVHQFGSATSVPHSPHFSDQSPLFADMQLKPVWFDEQDLAQHLSERYRPGHRGSAR